CGTCATCAGCACCTGCCTGGTGATGGTGTTCGCCATGCTCAGCCTGGCGTCGCAAATGATCGGGCGCGGGATGGGCTTTGTGCGGCGTCGTTACCTGACGCCGATCGACGGCAGTGCCAAAACAAGTGATGAAGCGCGCGTGGCGATGAAGACTCGCCGCCGCCTGTTGCCGTACGGCGTGCCGGTGGCGCTGGCCACTTGGGCCGTACTGGCCGCGCAGTTGGTGATCTTTGCTCACGTGACGAAATAGCGGATGAGCGAGATGGGATTGATGAAAAACCAAGACGTGAAGGTTGAGAAGCTGCGAGCCAATCGTCGCCGGCGCCGTTTGGGCGCGGTGGTGACGATGGAGTTGCTGCTGGTGTTGCCGATCGTGTTGGCGCTGTTGTTGGGGCTGGTCGAGTTCAGCATGTTGTGGATCGCCCGGCAACACGTCCAGGAGTCGGCGCGCTCGGCCTGTCGAGTGGCGACCTTTTGTGGAAACAATCCCGCGGCGGTCACCGAGGCGGCCCAGTTGGCGTTGCGCAAGCAGTCGCTGGTGCAGAATGCCCAAGTGCTGATTCGCGGCGGACAGTTTAGCGGCGATCTGGTGGCGGTTCGCGTGGCGGTGCCCATGCGAGCGGCGGCACCCGATCTGTTGAGCATGTTTGGCCTGGGCTTTGGCCAGGCCGAGATCGCCGCCGAAGCGGTGATGCGAAAAGAGTGAGCGTACGCGGCGAACAACTAACCGTTTAGATCAAGGTTCTGACTGGGCGAAAACCGCTCGGCAACAAGGGTTTTAATCATGGGTCGATTCAACACCGGTACGATGACCGTCGGCATTTTTGCCGTCCTGTTCGGGCTTGTGGGGGCCTACGCCCTGCGCGCCGCGCTGGTGCGCGAAGCGCCGCCGGCCAAAGAGCCGCCGCGAACCGTGAATGTCCCCTTGGCGAACAATCTGCTGCCCGAGGGACGCAAGGTCGCACTCAGCGACATCGCCCTGGTGCCGATGACCCAGGAAATGATGTTGCAGCGCAAGCTGCCACTCGAGACGTTGATGATCAGTGCCGAGCAGATCGTCGGCCGCACGATTCGTGAAGGCTTGAAGCCGGGCGAGCCCTTCCTGACCACGAACTTCTATCCCGATGGAACCGGTCCCGATCTGTCCAAGAAGCTCAAGCCGGGCCTGCGGGCAATCACGATTCCGATCGACGATCTAAGCTCGGTCGGCGCGTCGACCGCCGTGGGTTCGATTGTCGATGTGCTGTTCCGCGTCAAGCCGGTTGACGGCGATCGGGCCAAGCGCAAGCTGCCGATCCCCGAAGCCACGGTCACCTTGGTGCAGGCGGCCGAGATCATTGCCATCAATCGCAACGAGCCGACCAGCCGCAATCCGAACGGCGCGGTTGACGTGCGAATGGCCAACCAGATGCCAAATACGAACGCCTTCCGTTCGGTGACGCTGGCCGTGACGCCCGAACAGGCTCACATGCTGCGAACCGCGATGGGGCACGGTGACTTGTACTTGATGATGAGTTCGACCAGCCAGCCGCCGGCCCACGCCATCGAGCCGACCACGCTGGAGCAGATGCTCGGCATCAAGGCGCCGCCGGAGCCGTTGACAACCGAGATCTATCGTGGCGGCGGACGCCAGACGCTGATCTTTGAAGACAGCCAGCTCGTCGAAGAGCGGTTTGGCGGCGTGCCGGCCGACGCCTCGAAGGCCACCATTGCCGATCCCAAGGCCAACGACGCCAAGCCGAACAACAACGATTCGAGCTCGAACAACATGAACAACTGGAATTGGTCCCGCTTCCGGCCGACGAACGGCATGGGGGGCGGCTATGGTGGCGGATTCCCCTACGGAACCACGCAGTATCCGGTGGGTTACCCGGGCACCCCTTCCTACCCGCCTGGCTACGGCAACTAACCGCCACACGCTTCAGTGCTCAGTGAACCCTGTTAACGAGCCCTGGGGCCACCTACCCCTGGGCTCGTTGCACAAACGACCTGCCTGCCATCCCGCCTGCAAACCCAGCCCCTGACGAACATGTATCGCCAATCGATCATCAAGACGAGCGGTTCGCGCCTGCCTCGGCGAGCGAGCGCCGGTCCAGCGCGCCCTTGCGACGCCAAGGTCCGGGCCGCCAGCCGCCGCGGCAACGTCACGATTGCGATGATCGTCGTGTTGGTGGTGGTGTTGATGTTCGCGGCCGTGGCGTGGAACGTGGCCTGGCTGCGGCATACGCATAGCGAACTACAGACCGCGTGCGAGTCAGCCGCTTTGGCCGGCGCGGCACAGTTGGCCAACCCGCTGGGGGGCAGCGATCGTTCGCAAGCGATTCTCAACGCGCGGCAAGCGGCGCTGTCGATTGCCACGTTTCATCATGGCGCTGGTCAACGCATCGCGCTGCTGGACAACCCCAAGAATCTGCCGACCGGCGATGTGGTTGCCGGCCTGATTGCCGAACCGACACAAGTCGGCGCGCCGATGCAGCCTTGGCAAGGGACCGGCGATGTGAACACGATTCGCATCGTGGCTCACCGCAACCATGGCCGCGGCAACCCGTTGGGGGTGCGGCTGGGCCAGATGGCCGGCGTGATGACCGCCGACGTCAGCGCCCATGCCCAGGCCACGATCGATCGACGCGTCTACGGCTTCCGTCCCAAAGGGGTGGCTACCTGCCCAGTGATGCCGCTGGTCGTGGATCGCTCGGCCTGGAACATGGCCACCAGCAACCAGTCGG
This genomic window from Planctomycetota bacterium contains:
- a CDS encoding pilus assembly protein, encoding MKNQDVKVEKLRANRRRRRLGAVVTMELLLVLPIVLALLLGLVEFSMLWIARQHVQESARSACRVATFCGNNPAAVTEAAQLALRKQSLVQNAQVLIRGGQFSGDLVAVRVAVPMRAAAPDLLSMFGLGFGQAEIAAEAVMRKE
- the cpaB gene encoding Flp pilus assembly protein CpaB yields the protein MGRFNTGTMTVGIFAVLFGLVGAYALRAALVREAPPAKEPPRTVNVPLANNLLPEGRKVALSDIALVPMTQEMMLQRKLPLETLMISAEQIVGRTIREGLKPGEPFLTTNFYPDGTGPDLSKKLKPGLRAITIPIDDLSSVGASTAVGSIVDVLFRVKPVDGDRAKRKLPIPEATVTLVQAAEIIAINRNEPTSRNPNGAVDVRMANQMPNTNAFRSVTLAVTPEQAHMLRTAMGHGDLYLMMSSTSQPPAHAIEPTTLEQMLGIKAPPEPLTTEIYRGGGRQTLIFEDSQLVEERFGGVPADASKATIADPKANDAKPNNNDSSSNNMNNWNWSRFRPTNGMGGGYGGGFPYGTTQYPVGYPGTPSYPPGYGN